One Helianthus annuus cultivar XRQ/B chromosome 12, HanXRQr2.0-SUNRISE, whole genome shotgun sequence genomic region harbors:
- the LOC110893717 gene encoding uncharacterized protein LOC110893717 isoform X2, whose translation MDQKWVCVSRISKEKKVYVSSNLLSEWEMKRLSLIHKKGSFPINNEKKKKKKRLRLSPINKKKELWFSSIGKRSKKPASSTYKKKRKKVRRFNGELKDMKKLSSNDEAFRLSWKTLSEIIDTIRSRKTPTPETYRQWDEYARSFYLKMCTCFGVDYQHLEATTPQLGFVDGVTPPLPEGMSLDEHLARTSVGFVLRTLSWADGEHFEPKKHMDVTGPIQIIQPATEEMSFDEYVHQVGNTVEIIPSLLILNGAFDFGFYSPGTGPERIPYHLYLLLKEAVHIMSNTTNDEKDLKMVEEKICFFMTYFHSHLPPGFRYKRRTAYYDVDSYHSTREPRYEVGGYTLYRFYSLLMWGWDPRTRLTPQCMVDIMNIIYSRKTPSFWGMSCNQISFYCKLCSCFRIEYDRLEGASEDAVCLMNMRRN comes from the exons ATGGACCAGAAGTGGGTGTGCGTATCTCGAATCAGCAAGGAGAAGAAGGTGTACGTCTCTTCAAATTTGTTAAG TGAGTGGGAGATGAAGAGGCTGTCTCTAATCCACAAGAAGGGGTCATTCCCAATCAACAacgaaaagaagaagaagaagaagaggctGCGCTTATCCCCAATCAACAAGAAGAAGGAGCTGTGGTTCTCTTCAATAGGCAAGAGGAG TAAGAAGCCGGCATCTTCAACATAtaaaaagaagaggaagaag GTGAGGAGGTTTAATGGCGAGTTAAAGGACATGAAGAAGCTTAGTAGTAACGATGAGGCTTTTCGTCTTTCATGGAAGACGCTTAGTGAGATTATAGATACTATTCGCTCACGGAAGACGCCTACTCCTGAGACGTATCGGCAGTGGGATGAGTACGCCAGATCATTCTATCTTAAAATGTGTACCTGCTTTGGTGTTGATTATCAGCATTTAGAGGCCACAACTCCTCAACTg GGGTTTGTTGACGGGGTGACCCCACCTTTGCCAGAAGGGATGTCATTGGACGAACATTTAGCACGG ACTAGTGTGGGGTTTGTTTTGAGGACCCTCTCCTGGGCAGACGGGGAGCATTTTGAACCG AAAAAGCATATGGACGTTACGGGCCCTATCCAAATCATCCAACCAGCGACAGAAGAGATGTCATTCGACGAGTATGTACATCAG GTAGGGAATACAGTTGAGATTATTCCCTCGTTGTTGATCCTTAACGGGGCGTTTGACTTCGGTTTTTATTCACCTGGGACTGGACCCGAGCGTATTCCGTATCATTTGTATTTGTTGCTCAAGGAAGCAGTTCATATCATGAGCAATACTACTAATGATGAGAAAGATTTGAAAATGGTTGAAGAAAAGATTTGCTTCTTTATGACCTACTTTCACTCTCATCTGCCACCTGGCTTTAGATA CAAGCGGCGCACGGCCTATTACGACGTTGACTCCTATCACAGCACGCGTGAGCCTAGATACGAGGTGGGCGGTTACACCCTTTACCGTTTTTACTCCTTACTCATGTGGGGGTGGGATCCGAGGACCCGTCTCACCCCACAATGTATGGTTGATATTATGAATATTATCTACTCACGGAAGACACCTTCATTTTGGGGGATGAGCTGTAATCAGATATCTTTCTATTGTAAATTATGTTCCTGCTTTCGGATTGAATACGATCGTTTAGAGGGCGCTTCTGAGGATGCTGTGTGTTTGATGAATATGAGACGAAACTAA
- the LOC110893717 gene encoding uncharacterized protein LOC110893717 isoform X1, whose amino-acid sequence MDQKWVCVSRISKEKKVYVSSNLLSEWEMKRLSLIHKKGSFPINNEKKKKKKRLRLSPINKKKELWFSSIGKRSKKPASSTYKKKRKKVRRFNGELKDMKKLSSNDEAFRLSWKTLSEIIDTIRSRKTPTPETYRQWDEYARSFYLKMCTCFGVDYQHLEATTPQLQGFVDGVTPPLPEGMSLDEHLARTSVGFVLRTLSWADGEHFEPKKHMDVTGPIQIIQPATEEMSFDEYVHQVGNTVEIIPSLLILNGAFDFGFYSPGTGPERIPYHLYLLLKEAVHIMSNTTNDEKDLKMVEEKICFFMTYFHSHLPPGFRYKRRTAYYDVDSYHSTREPRYEVGGYTLYRFYSLLMWGWDPRTRLTPQCMVDIMNIIYSRKTPSFWGMSCNQISFYCKLCSCFRIEYDRLEGASEDAVCLMNMRRN is encoded by the exons ATGGACCAGAAGTGGGTGTGCGTATCTCGAATCAGCAAGGAGAAGAAGGTGTACGTCTCTTCAAATTTGTTAAG TGAGTGGGAGATGAAGAGGCTGTCTCTAATCCACAAGAAGGGGTCATTCCCAATCAACAacgaaaagaagaagaagaagaagaggctGCGCTTATCCCCAATCAACAAGAAGAAGGAGCTGTGGTTCTCTTCAATAGGCAAGAGGAG TAAGAAGCCGGCATCTTCAACATAtaaaaagaagaggaagaag GTGAGGAGGTTTAATGGCGAGTTAAAGGACATGAAGAAGCTTAGTAGTAACGATGAGGCTTTTCGTCTTTCATGGAAGACGCTTAGTGAGATTATAGATACTATTCGCTCACGGAAGACGCCTACTCCTGAGACGTATCGGCAGTGGGATGAGTACGCCAGATCATTCTATCTTAAAATGTGTACCTGCTTTGGTGTTGATTATCAGCATTTAGAGGCCACAACTCCTCAACTg CAGGGGTTTGTTGACGGGGTGACCCCACCTTTGCCAGAAGGGATGTCATTGGACGAACATTTAGCACGG ACTAGTGTGGGGTTTGTTTTGAGGACCCTCTCCTGGGCAGACGGGGAGCATTTTGAACCG AAAAAGCATATGGACGTTACGGGCCCTATCCAAATCATCCAACCAGCGACAGAAGAGATGTCATTCGACGAGTATGTACATCAG GTAGGGAATACAGTTGAGATTATTCCCTCGTTGTTGATCCTTAACGGGGCGTTTGACTTCGGTTTTTATTCACCTGGGACTGGACCCGAGCGTATTCCGTATCATTTGTATTTGTTGCTCAAGGAAGCAGTTCATATCATGAGCAATACTACTAATGATGAGAAAGATTTGAAAATGGTTGAAGAAAAGATTTGCTTCTTTATGACCTACTTTCACTCTCATCTGCCACCTGGCTTTAGATA CAAGCGGCGCACGGCCTATTACGACGTTGACTCCTATCACAGCACGCGTGAGCCTAGATACGAGGTGGGCGGTTACACCCTTTACCGTTTTTACTCCTTACTCATGTGGGGGTGGGATCCGAGGACCCGTCTCACCCCACAATGTATGGTTGATATTATGAATATTATCTACTCACGGAAGACACCTTCATTTTGGGGGATGAGCTGTAATCAGATATCTTTCTATTGTAAATTATGTTCCTGCTTTCGGATTGAATACGATCGTTTAGAGGGCGCTTCTGAGGATGCTGTGTGTTTGATGAATATGAGACGAAACTAA
- the LOC110893717 gene encoding uncharacterized protein LOC110893717 isoform X3, translated as MDQKWVCVSRISKEKKKKKKKRLRLSPINKKKELWFSSIGKRSKKPASSTYKKKRKKVRRFNGELKDMKKLSSNDEAFRLSWKTLSEIIDTIRSRKTPTPETYRQWDEYARSFYLKMCTCFGVDYQHLEATTPQLQGFVDGVTPPLPEGMSLDEHLARTSVGFVLRTLSWADGEHFEPKKHMDVTGPIQIIQPATEEMSFDEYVHQVGNTVEIIPSLLILNGAFDFGFYSPGTGPERIPYHLYLLLKEAVHIMSNTTNDEKDLKMVEEKICFFMTYFHSHLPPGFRYKRRTAYYDVDSYHSTREPRYEVGGYTLYRFYSLLMWGWDPRTRLTPQCMVDIMNIIYSRKTPSFWGMSCNQISFYCKLCSCFRIEYDRLEGASEDAVCLMNMRRN; from the exons ATGGACCAGAAGTGGGTGTGCGTATCTCGAATCAGCAAGGAGAAGAAG aagaagaagaagaagaggctGCGCTTATCCCCAATCAACAAGAAGAAGGAGCTGTGGTTCTCTTCAATAGGCAAGAGGAG TAAGAAGCCGGCATCTTCAACATAtaaaaagaagaggaagaag GTGAGGAGGTTTAATGGCGAGTTAAAGGACATGAAGAAGCTTAGTAGTAACGATGAGGCTTTTCGTCTTTCATGGAAGACGCTTAGTGAGATTATAGATACTATTCGCTCACGGAAGACGCCTACTCCTGAGACGTATCGGCAGTGGGATGAGTACGCCAGATCATTCTATCTTAAAATGTGTACCTGCTTTGGTGTTGATTATCAGCATTTAGAGGCCACAACTCCTCAACTg CAGGGGTTTGTTGACGGGGTGACCCCACCTTTGCCAGAAGGGATGTCATTGGACGAACATTTAGCACGG ACTAGTGTGGGGTTTGTTTTGAGGACCCTCTCCTGGGCAGACGGGGAGCATTTTGAACCG AAAAAGCATATGGACGTTACGGGCCCTATCCAAATCATCCAACCAGCGACAGAAGAGATGTCATTCGACGAGTATGTACATCAG GTAGGGAATACAGTTGAGATTATTCCCTCGTTGTTGATCCTTAACGGGGCGTTTGACTTCGGTTTTTATTCACCTGGGACTGGACCCGAGCGTATTCCGTATCATTTGTATTTGTTGCTCAAGGAAGCAGTTCATATCATGAGCAATACTACTAATGATGAGAAAGATTTGAAAATGGTTGAAGAAAAGATTTGCTTCTTTATGACCTACTTTCACTCTCATCTGCCACCTGGCTTTAGATA CAAGCGGCGCACGGCCTATTACGACGTTGACTCCTATCACAGCACGCGTGAGCCTAGATACGAGGTGGGCGGTTACACCCTTTACCGTTTTTACTCCTTACTCATGTGGGGGTGGGATCCGAGGACCCGTCTCACCCCACAATGTATGGTTGATATTATGAATATTATCTACTCACGGAAGACACCTTCATTTTGGGGGATGAGCTGTAATCAGATATCTTTCTATTGTAAATTATGTTCCTGCTTTCGGATTGAATACGATCGTTTAGAGGGCGCTTCTGAGGATGCTGTGTGTTTGATGAATATGAGACGAAACTAA